Proteins co-encoded in one Mobula hypostoma unplaced genomic scaffold, sMobHyp1.1 scaffold_75, whole genome shotgun sequence genomic window:
- the LOC134341833 gene encoding NACHT, LRR and PYD domains-containing protein 3-like isoform X1 yields MGQGVSSGGVPVTSTSGKDTEQQKPITPVLKMGQGASSGGVPVTSTSGRDTEQQKLIATVPKMGQGTSSGGVPVTSTSGKDTDPSSVITELLESCNDSQLLQLTDFYRDRLEQAMEGGVHGVSLALTAENQFSGEEHRKISDLADKGERADSSKLLLSLVMEKGSRARRVMWETFVKMRIGVPKIDKILKEIQAHGCVPVQRPVPEIPRELKDVQQKHKETLRTQTESLRVNTILMREKVKVFQLVDRYAELTVISTVRDRRLVEHELLARGRDHEEWRVKHLCGELEKLRTDRLFQSSFSRSKSKSGSSAAVAGVPGIGKTTMVQKIVYDWATGKIYQQFQFVFSFKFRDLNSINCRINLRELILDQYPYFGNILREVWKNPEGLLFIFDGLDEFKHRIDFADSRRDTEPKHQCPDPEWWCEVSDIVYSLIQGKLLPGCSVLVTTRPTVLHLLEKAKISVWAEILGFVGKERKEYFIRYFEDQTVAAAVFKHVEENEILYTMSYNPSYCWILALALGPFFTQRVRDPQRVPKTITQLYSYYIYNILKNHGREIEKPREVLLRVGQMAFRGVYDKKIVFTDGDLINYNLQPSQFLSGFLMELLEREDSARSVVYTFPHLTIQEFVAAVAQFLNPHPGDILKILTEAHNTTDGRFEVFLRFVAGLSNPMTARGLEEFLGPFPHQTTCRVIDWVKEEVKRQSGNARSESGKRSLLNTLHYLFESQNRGLAQAALGSVETLSFREMTLTPIDCAVLSHVIGLCDTIKRLDLESCHIQCEGIQRLGPGLHKCRELRLSYNKLGDSGVKLVSAALRNPECKIQKLGLFNVGLTDSGAEDLVSALSTNPSLTELDLGYNSLTDRSVPDLRRLILTLPSLEWIGLVGNRFSETGKKELRSLQEPRPGLTVIL; encoded by the exons ATCCGAGCTCAGTGATCACCGAGCTCCTGGAAAGCTGTAACGATTCCCAGCTGCTGCAGCTGACGGATTTCTACCGGGACAGGCTGGAGCAGGCGATGGAAGGAGGGGTGCACGGAGTGAGCCTGGCGTTAACGGCCGAGAATCAGTTCAGTGGAGAGGAACATCGG AAAATCTCTGATCTCGCTGATAAGGGAGAGCGGGCGGACAGTTCTAAACTCCTCCTGAGCCTGGTGATGGAGAAAGGCTCCCGCGCCCGGAGGGTGATGTGGGAAACCTTTGTCAAAATGCGGATTGGTGTCCCAAAGATTGACAAAATACTGAAAGAAATACAGGCACATG GTTGTGTTCCGGTCCAGCGACCCGTCCCGGAGATTCCCAGAGAGCTGAAAG ATGTTcaacagaaacacaaggagacTCTGCGGACACAAACGGAATCACTGAGAGTCAACACGAtcctgatgagggagaaggtgaaggttTTCCAGCTGGTTGATCGATACGCTGAGCTTACGGTCATTTCTACCGTTCGAGATCGGAGACTGGTGGAACATGAGCTGCTGGCAAGAGGCAGAGACCACGAGGAGTGGAGAGTGAAACATCTCTGCGGAGAGCTGGAGAAACTCCGGACAGATCGGTTGTTCCAGAGCAGCTTTTCCCGGAGTAAATCCAAATCTGGGAGTTCAGCAGCAGTGGCCGGAGTCCCGGGGATCGGGAAAACAACAATGGTACAAAAGATTGTTTATGACTGGGCCACGGGGAAAATATACCAACAATTCCAGTTTGTCTTCAGTTTCAAATTCCGGGATTTAAACTCCATTAACTGCAGAATAAACCTGAGGGAACTGATTCTGGATCAATATCCTTACTTTGGGAATATCCTGAGAGAGGTCTGGAAGAACCCAGAGGGATTGCTGTTTATATTCGATGGTTTGGATGAATTCAAACACAGAATCGATTTTGCTGACAGTCGGAGAGACACAGAACCCAAGCACCAGTGCCCAGATCCCGAGTGGTGGTGTGAAGTGTctgacattgtgtacagtttaatccagggcaagctgctcccagggtgttcagtgctggtgaCGACCCGTCCCACTGTGTTACATTTATTGGAAAAGGCGAAGATCAGTGTCTGGGCTGAAATCCTGGGATTTGTTGGTAAGGAACGGAAAGAATATTTCATCAGGTATTTTGAAGATCAGACGGTGGCAGCAGCTGTTTTCAAACACGTGGAGGAGAACGAGATCCTGTACACCATGAGCTACAACCCCTCCTACTGCTGGATCCTCGCTCTGGCACTGGGccccttcttcacacaaagagtcagGGACCCGCAGCGAGTTCCCAAGACCATCACCCAACTGTACTCCTACTATatttacaacatcctgaaaaaCCACGGCCGTGAGATTGAGAAACCCCGTGAGGTGTTACTCAGGGTTGGTCAGATGGCCTTCAGAGGAGTGTATGATAAGAAGATTGTGTTTACAGATGGAGATTTGATCAACTACAATCTGCAGCCTTCCCAGTTCCTGTCCGGATTCctgatggagcttttggagagaGAGGATTCTGCCCGGAGCGTGGTGTACACATTCCCACACCTCACCATTCAAGAGTTTGTAGCTGCAGTCGCACAATTCCTGAATCCACATCCCGGGGATATCCTGAAAATCCTCACTGAGGCCCACAACACAACAGATGGGCGATTTGAGGTATTTCTCCGTTTTGTTGCTGGTCTCTCCAACCCAATGACGGCTCGGGGCCTAGAGGAGTTTCTGGGTCCATTTCCTCATCAAACAACCTGCCGGGTGATTGactgggtgaaggaggaggttaaACGTCAGAGTGGAAACGCGAGGAGTGAATCTGGTAAAAGGAGCCTCCTGAACACATTGCACTACCTGTTTGAGTCTCAGAATCGTGGACTGGCTCAGGCCGCACTGGGATCTGTGGAAACACTTTCATTCCGTGAAATGACACTGACCCCGATTGACTGCGCGGTCCTGTCTCATGTCATCGGACTCTGTGATACAATAAAACGTCTCGACCTGGAGAGCTGCCACATTCAGTGTGAAGGAATCCAGCGGCTGGGACCCGGGCTGCACAAGTGCCGGGAGTTGAG ACTGAGTTATaataaactgggagattcaggagtgaaactggtgtctgcggctctgaggaacccggagtgtaaaatacagaaactggg gctgttcaatgtcggtctcacagattctggtgccgaGGATCTCGTCTCCGCTCTCAGTACAAACCCATCACTGACGGAGCTGGACCTGGGATACAACTCGCTGACAGACCGATCTGTCCCCGATCTCCGCCGcctcatactgaccctcccgagtCTGGAGTGGATCGG GCTGGTGGGGAATCGGTTCAGTGAGACCGGGAAGAAGGAACTGAGATCTCTGCAGGAACCCAGACCCGGACTGACAGTGATCCTGTGA
- the LOC134341833 gene encoding NACHT, LRR and PYD domains-containing protein 3-like isoform X2 — protein MGQGVSSGGVPVTSTSGKDTEQQKPITPVLKMGQGASSGGVPVTSTSGRDTEQQKLIATVPKMGQGTSSGGVPVTSTSGKDTDPSSVITELLESCNDSQLLQLTDFYRDRLEQAMEGGVHGVSLALTAENQFSGEEHRKISDLADKGERADSSKLLLSLVMEKGSRARRVMWETFVKMRIGVPKIDKILKEIQAHGCVPVQRPVPEIPRELKDVQQKHKETLRTQTESLRVNTILMREKVKVFQLVDRYAELTVISTVRDRRLVEHELLARGRDHEEWRVKHLCGELEKLRTDRLFQSSFSRSKSKSGSSAAVAGVPGIGKTTMVQKIVYDWATGKIYQQFQFVFSFKFRDLNSINCRINLRELILDQYPYFGNILREVWKNPEGLLFIFDGLDEFKHRIDFADSRRDTEPKHQCPDPEWWCEVSDIVYSLIQGKLLPGCSVLVTTRPTVLHLLEKAKISVWAEILGFVGKERKEYFIRYFEDQTVAAAVFKHVEENEILYTMSYNPSYCWILALALGPFFTQRVRDPQRVPKTITQLYSYYIYNILKNHGREIEKPREVLLRVGQMAFRGVYDKKIVFTDGDLINYNLQPSQFLSGFLMELLEREDSARSVVYTFPHLTIQEFVAAVAQFLNPHPGDILKILTEAHNTTDGRFEVFLRFVAGLSNPMTARGLEEFLGPFPHQTTCRVIDWVKEEVKRQSGNARSESGKRSLLNTLHYLFESQNRGLAQAALGSVETLSFREMTLTPIDCAVLSHVIGLCDTIKRLDLESCHIQCEGIQRLGPGLHKCRELRLSYNKLGDSGVKLVSAALRNPECKIQKLGLFNVGLTDSGAEDLVSALSTNPSLTELDLGYNSLTDRSVPDLRRLILTLPSLEWIG, from the exons ATCCGAGCTCAGTGATCACCGAGCTCCTGGAAAGCTGTAACGATTCCCAGCTGCTGCAGCTGACGGATTTCTACCGGGACAGGCTGGAGCAGGCGATGGAAGGAGGGGTGCACGGAGTGAGCCTGGCGTTAACGGCCGAGAATCAGTTCAGTGGAGAGGAACATCGG AAAATCTCTGATCTCGCTGATAAGGGAGAGCGGGCGGACAGTTCTAAACTCCTCCTGAGCCTGGTGATGGAGAAAGGCTCCCGCGCCCGGAGGGTGATGTGGGAAACCTTTGTCAAAATGCGGATTGGTGTCCCAAAGATTGACAAAATACTGAAAGAAATACAGGCACATG GTTGTGTTCCGGTCCAGCGACCCGTCCCGGAGATTCCCAGAGAGCTGAAAG ATGTTcaacagaaacacaaggagacTCTGCGGACACAAACGGAATCACTGAGAGTCAACACGAtcctgatgagggagaaggtgaaggttTTCCAGCTGGTTGATCGATACGCTGAGCTTACGGTCATTTCTACCGTTCGAGATCGGAGACTGGTGGAACATGAGCTGCTGGCAAGAGGCAGAGACCACGAGGAGTGGAGAGTGAAACATCTCTGCGGAGAGCTGGAGAAACTCCGGACAGATCGGTTGTTCCAGAGCAGCTTTTCCCGGAGTAAATCCAAATCTGGGAGTTCAGCAGCAGTGGCCGGAGTCCCGGGGATCGGGAAAACAACAATGGTACAAAAGATTGTTTATGACTGGGCCACGGGGAAAATATACCAACAATTCCAGTTTGTCTTCAGTTTCAAATTCCGGGATTTAAACTCCATTAACTGCAGAATAAACCTGAGGGAACTGATTCTGGATCAATATCCTTACTTTGGGAATATCCTGAGAGAGGTCTGGAAGAACCCAGAGGGATTGCTGTTTATATTCGATGGTTTGGATGAATTCAAACACAGAATCGATTTTGCTGACAGTCGGAGAGACACAGAACCCAAGCACCAGTGCCCAGATCCCGAGTGGTGGTGTGAAGTGTctgacattgtgtacagtttaatccagggcaagctgctcccagggtgttcagtgctggtgaCGACCCGTCCCACTGTGTTACATTTATTGGAAAAGGCGAAGATCAGTGTCTGGGCTGAAATCCTGGGATTTGTTGGTAAGGAACGGAAAGAATATTTCATCAGGTATTTTGAAGATCAGACGGTGGCAGCAGCTGTTTTCAAACACGTGGAGGAGAACGAGATCCTGTACACCATGAGCTACAACCCCTCCTACTGCTGGATCCTCGCTCTGGCACTGGGccccttcttcacacaaagagtcagGGACCCGCAGCGAGTTCCCAAGACCATCACCCAACTGTACTCCTACTATatttacaacatcctgaaaaaCCACGGCCGTGAGATTGAGAAACCCCGTGAGGTGTTACTCAGGGTTGGTCAGATGGCCTTCAGAGGAGTGTATGATAAGAAGATTGTGTTTACAGATGGAGATTTGATCAACTACAATCTGCAGCCTTCCCAGTTCCTGTCCGGATTCctgatggagcttttggagagaGAGGATTCTGCCCGGAGCGTGGTGTACACATTCCCACACCTCACCATTCAAGAGTTTGTAGCTGCAGTCGCACAATTCCTGAATCCACATCCCGGGGATATCCTGAAAATCCTCACTGAGGCCCACAACACAACAGATGGGCGATTTGAGGTATTTCTCCGTTTTGTTGCTGGTCTCTCCAACCCAATGACGGCTCGGGGCCTAGAGGAGTTTCTGGGTCCATTTCCTCATCAAACAACCTGCCGGGTGATTGactgggtgaaggaggaggttaaACGTCAGAGTGGAAACGCGAGGAGTGAATCTGGTAAAAGGAGCCTCCTGAACACATTGCACTACCTGTTTGAGTCTCAGAATCGTGGACTGGCTCAGGCCGCACTGGGATCTGTGGAAACACTTTCATTCCGTGAAATGACACTGACCCCGATTGACTGCGCGGTCCTGTCTCATGTCATCGGACTCTGTGATACAATAAAACGTCTCGACCTGGAGAGCTGCCACATTCAGTGTGAAGGAATCCAGCGGCTGGGACCCGGGCTGCACAAGTGCCGGGAGTTGAG ACTGAGTTATaataaactgggagattcaggagtgaaactggtgtctgcggctctgaggaacccggagtgtaaaatacagaaactggg gctgttcaatgtcggtctcacagattctggtgccgaGGATCTCGTCTCCGCTCTCAGTACAAACCCATCACTGACGGAGCTGGACCTGGGATACAACTCGCTGACAGACCGATCTGTCCCCGATCTCCGCCGcctcatactgaccctcccgagtCTGGAGTGGATCGG